The Acetonema longum DSM 6540 genome segment TAATGTGCCAAAAGGTGATCGTCCCATTGTCAACTAGTCCGGCAAGCAGCAGGGGGTGATTCGATGGAATCACCCCCTGGCTCACCTTATAAAAAATTTAACCTTTAGCAAGTTCAATCTCGTATAGCTTATCCAATTCGCCATAAGCCTTGGCTATTACTTCATCAAATTCACCCGGCGTAAGAAAAGCTTCATAAATACCTTCCTTGTCTATTTTTTTTACTATAATACGTGCTTTTTCTTGACTCTCGACAAGGAATATCTTCCATCCATCGAAGATATCAACAGGTAAGCTTACGTTAAATCGTGCCCAGGTTTCTTCAACAGCTATAGTTTCAAAATTGGTGTCACAACATGCGGTTCCATCACAACCATATAATGCCCCATTTAATCTTCTATATAATTCAGCCGTGTCTAGAGCAAATAAATCATTGTGAATACGCTTACCGTTATCAAGAACAATAGTTCTCATTTGAAATAACACATCACGTAGAGACGTACCAAGTTCATAGTCACCTATACGTTGATCTTTAATCCAAAAACAACACTTACCAAATAACCAGACTCCGCCATATTCTTTGTTAACTTCAAATTCTACAGCA includes the following:
- a CDS encoding immunity 42 family protein — its product is MIIGKRPHFAVEFEVNKEYGGVWLFGKCCFWIKDQRIGDYELGTSLRDVLFQMRTIVLDNGKRIHNDLFALDTAELYRRLNGALYGCDGTACCDTNFETIAVEETWARFNVSLPVDIFDGWKIFLVESQEKARIIVKKIDKEGIYEAFLTPGEFDEVIAKAYGELDKLYEIELAKG